A genomic window from Melanotaenia boesemani isolate fMelBoe1 chromosome 15, fMelBoe1.pri, whole genome shotgun sequence includes:
- the LOC121654626 gene encoding sodium- and chloride-dependent creatine transporter 1-like produces the protein MVCGADRFYNNITDMIGYRPLPFMKYCWCYITPLVCFGTFIFSIIRYSPLKFSNSYVYPLWANILGWFLATISLSVIPLFVLFKVIQGKGTLQQRLLHLCQPVDDLHHAYPSPDSNGTASHSELKPLTPTCEVAHLTHTNGTT, from the exons ATGGTTTGTG GTGCTGACCGCTTTTATAACAACATCACAGATATGATTGGTTACCGCCCGTTACCATTTATGAAGTACTGCTGGTGTTACATCACTCCCCTCGTCTGTTTT GGGACCTTCATCTTCTCGATTATTAGATATTCTCCACTGAAGTTCAGTAACAGCTATGTTTACCCGCTGTGGGCTAACATCTTGGGTTGGTTCCTTGCCACCATCTCCTTGTCTGTCATCCCGCTCTTTGTGTTGTTCAAAGTAATTCAAGGAAAGGGCACTCTCCAACAG CGTCTCCTACATCTCTGCCAGCCAGTGGATGACTTGCATCATGCATATCCTTCTCCTGATAGCAACGGCACTGCTTCCCACTCAGAACTCAAACCTCTAACTCCGACCTGTGAAGTCGCTCACTTAACACATACAAATGGCACCACATAG